Sequence from the Aromatoleum petrolei genome:
GCGCTGGGACGAGCTGGATCGCACGTGAGCCCCGGCCGGCGGATGCATCGCGACTATCCTTGACAAAGGTAAATTTTGTACAATATCGCAGTAAACTTTACCTTTGGCCGGCGCTGAGGTGTGCGGCGCTTGAATCCTTGCACCTGCGTCGCTGCTGTTGTCCTGACGCAGGACAGCTTCGACAATTTCCGAAAGACAAGGTCATGGACAGGTGATCGAATGAATCTGCCTGATTTTCGGTGGCGATCGCTCAACACGCGGATCACCCTCGTTACGCTGTGCATCTTCCTGGTCAGCATCTGGTCGCTGGCCCTCTATGCCAGCCATGCGTTGCGCAAGGACATGCGGCGTCTTATGGGACAGCAGCAGTTCGCGACCGCGACCGTGCTGGCCGCGGGCGTCAATGACGCTCTTGCGAAGCGGCTGCATGCGCTGGAGATCTTTGCCGGCACGATCGCCGCGACCTCGGGGCACGACGCATCGGACTTGCAGACACTGCTGGAGCGCAATCCGGTCTTGCTCGACTTGTTCAATGGCGGGGTTGCCGTACTGGATGGCGGCGGCACCGCGATCGCGGGCCCGCCGGCGTCGGCCGTCCGGATCGGGGTGAATTTCGCCGATCGGGATGATGTTGCGGCCGCACTCAGGCAGGGAAGTGCGACGATCGGGCGGCCGTCGATGGGCGAGGATGCGCGTGCGGCGATGTTCGGGATGGCGGCGCCCGTCCGTGACGCCACGGGTCGCGTGGTGGGGGCGGTGCTGGGGATGACCGAACTGTCGAAACCGAATTTCATCGATCGGATCGCCGGCAACGCGTATGGTCGCACCGGATCGTACGTGCTCGTTGCGCCGCGCGACCGGCGGGTGTTCGCCGCGTCGGACAAGGCGCGGATCATGGAGGTGCTGCCTGCTCCGGGCGAAAATCCGTCGATCGACCGGTTCATCGACGGTTTCGAAGGGTCCGGGGTAATTCGCAATGTGGTCGGTGCGGAAGTTCTTGCCTCGGTCAAGAGCATTCCGCTGGCGGGCTGGCTTGCGGCCGTCACCCTGCCGATCGAGGATGCATTCGCGCCGATCCGCGCGGTACAGCGGCGCGTGCTGGTTGCCGCGTTCCTGCTCAGCCTGTTCGCTGCGGGGCTCACGTGGGTGCTGCTGAAGCGCCAGCTCGCACCGATGCTCAATACGGTGAAGACGCTGGCCGCAATTTCGGATCTGAAAGCGTTTCCGCAACCCTTGCCGGTCGTCCGGCAGGATGAGGTGGGTGAGTTGATCGGCGGGTTCAATCGGCTTCTGGAAACCCTGTCGAAGGGTGATCGTGCGCTGAGGGAAAACGAGCGGAAGCTCGCCACGATTCTCCAAAACGTCGATGGATACATCTACATGAAGGACAGGAGCGGACGGTACCTGTTCGCGAATCGCAAGGTGTGCGAATTGTTCGGCGTGACGGAGCAGGAGATCGTCGGGTACGGGGACGAGAAGTTCTTCGATGCCGACACCGTGGCCCAGATTCGCTCGGGCGACGCACAGGTCCTGACAGAAGGGCGTTCGTTCCGGATGGAAGAAACCAACCGCAATCGCAAGGACGGACGCACCTCGACCTACCTGACCGTCAAGCTGCCCCTGCGCGACGAGAGTGGCGAGATCTACGCGCTGTGCGGAATCTCGACGGACATCACCGAGCGCAAGCAGGTCGAGGAAACCTTGCGCGAAAGCCGCGTGTTCGTGCAGGGCGTGCTGGATTCGGTGCCGAGCCAGATCGCCGTCCTCGACGGCAGCGGGATCATCATCGCCGTGAACGAACCGTGGCGGCGATTTGCCATCGAGAACGGCGTCGAGCCGGGAGGAACCGCACCCAACACCGATGTCGGAACCTCATACCTGGCGATCTGCGGTGCAAGCGAAAACGGCGCCACCGACGGGGCCGGCGAAGGGATCCGGGCGGTGCTCGACGGTCGATTGCCGAGTTTCAGCTTCGAATACCCCTGCCATGCGCCAAATGCCCAGCGCTGGTTCGCGATGACCGTCAACCCGCTGGGGGCCGACCGCAAGGGCGTGGTGGTCATGCATACCGACATCACGTCCCGCCGGCTCGCCGAAGACCGATTGCGCCTTGCTGCCAGTGTTTTCACCCACGCCTACGAGGGGATCGCGCTCACCACGGCGACCGGCGAGATCATCGACGTGAACGAAGCTTTCTGCCGCATCACCGGCTACAGCCGCGAGGAAGTGCTGGGCGGCAACCCGCGCATACTGAAATCGGGGCGGCATGACGAGGCGTTCTATGCCGCACTCTGGCAGCGTCTCGCCGAGGATGGCTGCTGGCAGGGCGAGATGTGGAATCGCCGCAAGAGCGGGGAGATCTATCCCGAACACAAGACCATCACCGTCGTCCGCGACGAGCATGGCCAGGTCCGGCATTACGTTGCGCTGGGGTCCGACATCACCGAGCGCAAGAACATGGAAGAGCAGATCCGCCAGCTCGCCTTCTATGACGCCCTGACGAACCTGCCGAATCGCCGCCTGTTCCACGATCGCATGCATCAGGCGCTGGCGGCCAGAAGGCGCACGGGCCGGCAGGGTGCCCTGCTGTTCATCGATCTGGACAATTTCAAGCCGCTGAACGATACGCACGGCCATGACGTCGGCGATCTGCTGCTGGTGGAAGTGGCACAGAGGCTGCAAAACTGCGTGCGTGAGATGGACACCGTGGCGCGCTTCGGCGGCGACGAATTCGTGGTGATGCTCGGCGACCTGCTGCCCGATCGGGTGGAGGCGCGCCGCCACGCCGAGCATATTGCGCAGAAGATTCTCGCCTGCCTGTCCGACCCTTATGTGCTGACGGTCGAGCACGCCGGCCAAGGCGCTCGCACGGTCAGGCACCATTGTTCGGCAAGCATCGGCGTTGCAATGTTCCTGGACACCGAAGTCAGCGAAGACCTCATCCTCAAGCGGGCGGATGCCGCGATGTACGAGGCCAAGGAGGCCGGCCGCGGGGCGATCCGCATCGTCGATTCCGTTGCGGGAGCGACGCTCGTGGAGCTGGAAGCGCTCGACTGAGCGCAACCGGCGCGCTTGCGCCGCGACGGCCGCGCGCCGGGGCCGCGGACGATCATTTTCCCTTCGC
This genomic interval carries:
- a CDS encoding PAS domain S-box protein: MNPCTCVAAVVLTQDSFDNFRKTRSWTGDRMNLPDFRWRSLNTRITLVTLCIFLVSIWSLALYASHALRKDMRRLMGQQQFATATVLAAGVNDALAKRLHALEIFAGTIAATSGHDASDLQTLLERNPVLLDLFNGGVAVLDGGGTAIAGPPASAVRIGVNFADRDDVAAALRQGSATIGRPSMGEDARAAMFGMAAPVRDATGRVVGAVLGMTELSKPNFIDRIAGNAYGRTGSYVLVAPRDRRVFAASDKARIMEVLPAPGENPSIDRFIDGFEGSGVIRNVVGAEVLASVKSIPLAGWLAAVTLPIEDAFAPIRAVQRRVLVAAFLLSLFAAGLTWVLLKRQLAPMLNTVKTLAAISDLKAFPQPLPVVRQDEVGELIGGFNRLLETLSKGDRALRENERKLATILQNVDGYIYMKDRSGRYLFANRKVCELFGVTEQEIVGYGDEKFFDADTVAQIRSGDAQVLTEGRSFRMEETNRNRKDGRTSTYLTVKLPLRDESGEIYALCGISTDITERKQVEETLRESRVFVQGVLDSVPSQIAVLDGSGIIIAVNEPWRRFAIENGVEPGGTAPNTDVGTSYLAICGASENGATDGAGEGIRAVLDGRLPSFSFEYPCHAPNAQRWFAMTVNPLGADRKGVVVMHTDITSRRLAEDRLRLAASVFTHAYEGIALTTATGEIIDVNEAFCRITGYSREEVLGGNPRILKSGRHDEAFYAALWQRLAEDGCWQGEMWNRRKSGEIYPEHKTITVVRDEHGQVRHYVALGSDITERKNMEEQIRQLAFYDALTNLPNRRLFHDRMHQALAARRRTGRQGALLFIDLDNFKPLNDTHGHDVGDLLLVEVAQRLQNCVREMDTVARFGGDEFVVMLGDLLPDRVEARRHAEHIAQKILACLSDPYVLTVEHAGQGARTVRHHCSASIGVAMFLDTEVSEDLILKRADAAMYEAKEAGRGAIRIVDSVAGATLVELEALD